Within the Melopsittacus undulatus isolate bMelUnd1 chromosome 5, bMelUnd1.mat.Z, whole genome shotgun sequence genome, the region GTTGGCCTCTGATATTCACTGGGGCTCTGTTTAAGCATGGGAAGGAAATCTGTAGGCAGGAACAGGTTGTACAAATCTGCAACTAATCAATTGGTTAAGTGGAATAGTTGCAACAAGCTGGGTGGAGGATGATGATTTTCCTCCCACATGAAGTTGGGAAGGAATTCAAAGCCAGGAGACCTCAAAGGTAAAAATATACTCAACAGACACTTGTTTCTTTAGTTGTTTTGATTGATTGTTGGCTATTTTCTGCCATATTACTACTTACAATACATGATCTGTGGGATGTTTGATCAATCTGTCTCATGTCTCTGTTCAGATGGGTCATTATTAGATGCCAGACCAGTTGTCATCGGTGCTAAGCTGCAAGCAAAATGGCTAAGTACAGGCTTGTTCTCTTAAGACATGGGGAAGGAGCCTGGAACAAGGAGAATCGCTTCTGCAGCTGGGTGGACCAGAGGCTGAGCAGTGATGGGATAAAGGAAGCTCAGAACTGTGGCAAACATCTTAAAGCGCTGGGCTTTGAATTCGACCTCGTCTTCACCTCTGTACTCAGCCGCTCCATCCAGACTGCATGGCTTATCCTGGAAGAGATGGGCCAAGAGTGGGTCCCCATGCAGAGTTCTTGGCGTCTGAATGAACGTCACTATGGTGCTCTGATCGGTCTCAACAGAGCAGAAATGGCTCTGAATCATGGGGAGGAGCAAGTGAAAATATGGAGGAGAAGCTATGATGTTACTCCACCTCCGATAACCGAAACTCATCCTTTCTATGAAGA harbors:
- the BPGM gene encoding bisphosphoglycerate mutase; this encodes MAKYRLVLLRHGEGAWNKENRFCSWVDQRLSSDGIKEAQNCGKHLKALGFEFDLVFTSVLSRSIQTAWLILEEMGQEWVPMQSSWRLNERHYGALIGLNRAEMALNHGEEQVKIWRRSYDVTPPPITETHPFYEEIYNDRRYKCSDVSQDNLPRAESLKDVLDRLLPYWNEKIVPELKSGKMILISAHGNSSRALLKHVQGISDEDIINVTLPTGVPILIELDENLRPLGPHQFLGDQEAIQAAIKKVEDQGKVKAVEK